A DNA window from Gillisia sp. Hel1_33_143 contains the following coding sequences:
- the lgt gene encoding prolipoprotein diacylglyceryl transferase, whose product MLFNAITWSPSEGLELGFFTLHYYSLMFLIAFGLGWYIMKSIYVREGIPIEKLDSLFVYTVLATLIGARLGHVLFYDWEYFQHNLLEIFLPVKFKPEFEFTGFRGLASHGAAIGIIVAMYLYRKRVLDKPVLWILDRIVIPVASGGIFVRIGNFMNSEIIGKPTNSDYGVIFENLGETFPRHPAQLYESFCYLLIFLLLWFLYWKTDKKDRLGYIFGLFLVLLWTVRFFIEFMKEAQVEERGTWLLNTGQWLSVPFIIAGFYFMFRPQASKTTTKA is encoded by the coding sequence ATGCTTTTTAATGCAATTACCTGGAGTCCTTCAGAAGGTTTAGAACTTGGTTTTTTTACCCTTCACTATTATAGCCTAATGTTCTTAATTGCCTTTGGACTGGGATGGTACATAATGAAAAGTATATATGTTAGAGAGGGTATTCCTATTGAAAAATTAGATTCACTTTTTGTATACACAGTATTAGCAACTCTCATTGGCGCTAGATTGGGCCATGTGCTATTCTATGACTGGGAGTATTTTCAACACAATCTGTTAGAAATCTTTTTACCTGTTAAATTTAAGCCGGAATTTGAATTTACAGGCTTTAGAGGTTTAGCAAGTCATGGTGCAGCTATTGGGATTATAGTAGCAATGTATTTATACAGAAAACGTGTTTTAGACAAACCTGTTTTATGGATATTAGATAGAATTGTAATACCTGTTGCAAGCGGAGGTATCTTTGTTAGAATTGGTAATTTTATGAATTCTGAGATCATTGGAAAACCAACAAATTCTGACTATGGAGTGATCTTCGAAAATCTTGGAGAAACCTTCCCTAGACACCCTGCACAACTTTACGAATCATTTTGCTACCTGTTGATATTTCTATTATTATGGTTCTTATATTGGAAGACTGACAAAAAAGATCGTTTAGGATATATTTTTGGACTTTTCTTAGTATTACTTTGGACGGTTAGATTCTTTATAGAATTCATGAAAGAAGCTCAGGTTGAAGAAAGAGGTACTTGGTTACTAAATACTGGCCAATGGCTTAGCGTACCCTTTATAATTGCTGGATTCTATTTTATGTTTAGACCACAAGCTTCAAAAACAACTACAAAGGCATGA
- the yidD gene encoding membrane protein insertion efficiency factor YidD, with translation MIKNQLAYPFILLVRFYQKVISPLTPAACRYTPTCSQYTLVALKKHGLFKGGKLSLKRIFSCHPWGGSGYDPVP, from the coding sequence ATGATCAAAAACCAATTAGCATATCCGTTTATTCTTCTGGTAAGATTCTACCAGAAAGTAATATCGCCTTTAACTCCTGCAGCCTGCAGGTATACCCCTACATGTTCTCAATATACATTGGTAGCACTTAAGAAGCACGGATTATTTAAAGGCGGCAAACTTAGTTTAAAAAGGATATTTAGCTGTCACCCGTGGGGTGGCTCTGGATACGATCCTGTTCCCTAA
- the rpsT gene encoding 30S ribosomal protein S20 — translation MANHKSALKRIRSNEAKRLRNRYQHKTTRNAIKKLKEADKKDAETLYPSVISMIDKLAKKNIIHDNKASNLKSKLAKHVAAL, via the coding sequence ATGGCAAATCATAAGTCAGCGTTAAAGAGAATCCGTAGCAATGAGGCCAAGCGTCTTAGAAACCGCTACCAACATAAAACTACTAGAAACGCTATCAAGAAATTGAAAGAGGCTGATAAGAAAGATGCAGAGACTTTATATCCATCTGTTATCTCTATGATCGATAAATTAGCTAAGAAAAATATCATTCATGATAATAAAGCTTCTAATTTAAAGTCTAAATTAGCTAAACACGTAGCAGCGCTTTAA
- the cysS gene encoding cysteine--tRNA ligase, which yields MALYKEQSLKIYNSMTGEKEIFTPINEGHIGMYVCGPTVYSNVHLGNCRTFISFDLVFRYLKHLGYKVRYVRNITDAGHLENDAETGEDRIAKKARLEQIEPMEVVQRYTVDFHNILEKFNNLPPSIEPTATGHIVEQIETIKTIIEKGLAYEVNGSVYFDVIKFNEDHHYGKLSGRNIEDMIANTRELAAQSDKKNPQDFALWKKAEPQHIMRWPSPWSDGFPGWHLECTVMSTKYLGEEFDIHGGGMDLKFPHHECEIAQGEASTGKTPVNYWMHANMLTLNGKKMAKSTGNNILPTEIFSGDNSNLSKGFSPSIARFFMLQANYRSILDFSNDALLASEKGFNRLMDSFRSISELPTSETSSFSVSEWKQRCYDAMNDDFNSPILIANLFEAVKLVNGIKDGEEKISSEDRDALKTTMHEFIFDVLGLIDVAVANEDSSEKLSGIVEMLIEMRAQARNNKDFATSDQIRDKLLDLGIQLKDGKEGTTFSIS from the coding sequence ATGGCGCTATATAAAGAGCAGAGCTTAAAAATATATAATTCAATGACGGGAGAAAAGGAAATTTTCACCCCCATTAATGAAGGGCATATAGGAATGTATGTTTGTGGACCTACCGTTTACAGCAATGTTCATTTAGGAAATTGTCGCACCTTTATCTCTTTCGACCTTGTGTTTAGATATCTAAAGCATTTAGGATATAAAGTTCGTTACGTTAGAAACATAACCGATGCTGGCCATTTAGAAAATGATGCAGAAACCGGGGAAGACCGAATAGCCAAAAAAGCACGTTTAGAACAGATAGAACCTATGGAAGTAGTGCAACGCTACACCGTAGATTTTCATAACATTCTTGAGAAGTTTAATAATCTGCCACCAAGTATAGAGCCTACCGCTACGGGACATATTGTGGAGCAAATTGAAACCATCAAAACTATTATAGAGAAAGGATTGGCCTATGAGGTGAACGGCTCTGTATATTTTGATGTGATAAAATTTAATGAAGATCATCATTATGGCAAATTAAGCGGAAGAAATATTGAGGATATGATCGCTAATACCAGAGAACTTGCCGCACAAAGTGACAAGAAAAATCCACAGGATTTCGCTCTTTGGAAAAAAGCAGAACCCCAACATATTATGAGATGGCCATCTCCATGGAGCGACGGTTTTCCAGGTTGGCACTTAGAGTGTACCGTAATGAGCACGAAATATCTTGGCGAAGAATTCGATATTCACGGAGGTGGAATGGACCTAAAGTTTCCTCATCATGAATGTGAGATTGCTCAAGGGGAAGCCTCTACAGGGAAAACTCCGGTGAATTATTGGATGCACGCAAACATGCTTACCTTAAATGGTAAGAAAATGGCAAAATCTACTGGAAATAATATACTTCCTACAGAAATATTTAGTGGCGATAATTCAAATTTAAGTAAAGGCTTTTCTCCATCTATTGCACGGTTCTTTATGCTACAAGCTAATTACAGAAGCATATTAGATTTTTCTAATGATGCCCTGTTAGCAAGTGAAAAAGGATTCAATAGATTGATGGATTCATTTAGAAGTATTTCTGAGTTACCTACTTCTGAAACTTCGTCTTTTTCAGTAAGTGAATGGAAACAGCGTTGTTATGACGCTATGAACGATGATTTTAACAGTCCTATATTAATTGCTAATCTATTTGAGGCCGTAAAGTTAGTAAATGGAATTAAAGATGGTGAAGAGAAAATAAGCTCAGAAGATAGAGATGCTCTTAAAACCACCATGCACGAATTTATTTTTGATGTATTGGGCCTTATTGATGTAGCTGTTGCTAATGAAGATAGTTCTGAAAAATTATCTGGAATTGTTGAGATGCTTATTGAAATGAGAGCTCAAGCAAGGAATAATAAAGACTTTGCTACAAGCGACCAAATAAGAGATAAGCTCCTAGATCTTGGAATTCAATTAAAAGACGGAAAAGAAGGAACAACTTTTTCTATAAGTTAA
- the proS gene encoding proline--tRNA ligase translates to MSKKLTTRHDNYSKWYNELVVNANLAENSAVRGCMVIKPYGYAIWEKMQAELDSKFKETGHENAYFPLFVPKSLFEAEEKNAEGFAKECAVVTHYRLKTDPENSSKLIVDPDAKLEEELIVRPTSEAIIWNTYKGWIQSYRDLPILINQWANVVRWEMRTRLFLRTAEFLWQEGHTAHATKAEAIAEAEQMNDVYAEFAEKFMAIPVIKGTKSENERFAGAEETYCIEALMQDGKALQAGTSHFLGQNFAKAFDVKFASKEGKLDYVWATSWGVSTRLMGALIMTHSDDQGLVLPPNLAPIQVVIVPIYKGDEQLAQISEVANKLVKDLRAVGVSVKFDDRDTQKPGWKFAQYELQGVPVRLAIGPKDLEKGSVELARRDTLTKETVSQEDVVDKIKGLMTEIQDSLFEKALKFRDSHITEVETFEAFKDVLENKGGFISAHWDGTSETELKIKELTKATIRCIPIDGSKEAGKCVLTGEYSNQRVLFAKAY, encoded by the coding sequence ATGAGTAAGAAACTAACTACACGCCACGATAACTATTCTAAATGGTATAATGAGCTGGTTGTCAATGCCAATCTAGCCGAGAACTCAGCAGTGAGAGGTTGTATGGTCATTAAACCCTACGGATATGCTATATGGGAAAAAATGCAGGCAGAATTAGATTCAAAGTTTAAAGAAACTGGTCATGAAAATGCCTATTTCCCACTTTTTGTCCCTAAAAGTTTATTTGAAGCAGAAGAGAAAAATGCAGAAGGATTTGCTAAAGAGTGCGCAGTAGTAACTCACTACAGGCTTAAAACCGATCCTGAAAATAGTTCTAAATTAATTGTAGATCCAGATGCTAAGCTCGAAGAAGAACTTATTGTAAGGCCAACTTCAGAAGCAATTATATGGAATACCTATAAGGGATGGATCCAGTCTTATAGAGATCTGCCAATTTTGATCAATCAATGGGCTAACGTTGTGAGATGGGAAATGCGAACCAGATTGTTCTTAAGAACTGCAGAGTTTTTATGGCAAGAAGGGCATACAGCGCATGCAACAAAAGCCGAAGCCATAGCAGAGGCAGAGCAAATGAATGATGTTTATGCAGAATTTGCAGAAAAGTTTATGGCTATTCCTGTTATTAAGGGAACTAAGTCTGAGAATGAACGTTTTGCAGGTGCAGAAGAAACCTATTGTATAGAGGCCTTAATGCAAGATGGAAAAGCTTTACAAGCAGGTACATCTCACTTTTTAGGTCAGAATTTTGCTAAAGCTTTCGATGTTAAATTTGCATCTAAAGAGGGGAAACTAGATTATGTTTGGGCAACTTCTTGGGGAGTATCAACCAGATTAATGGGGGCATTGATAATGACTCATAGTGATGATCAAGGCTTGGTGCTACCTCCAAACTTAGCTCCAATACAAGTGGTAATTGTACCTATTTATAAAGGAGATGAGCAATTAGCGCAAATTTCTGAGGTGGCCAATAAATTGGTAAAAGATCTTAGGGCAGTAGGGGTTTCTGTGAAGTTTGATGACAGAGATACTCAAAAGCCGGGATGGAAATTTGCTCAATATGAATTGCAAGGAGTTCCAGTACGTTTAGCAATTGGTCCTAAAGATCTTGAAAAAGGAAGTGTTGAACTTGCCAGAAGAGATACTCTTACCAAAGAAACTGTTTCGCAAGAAGATGTGGTAGATAAGATTAAAGGTTTGATGACCGAAATACAGGACAGCCTTTTTGAGAAAGCTTTAAAATTTAGAGATTCACATATTACAGAAGTGGAAACTTTTGAAGCTTTTAAAGATGTTCTAGAAAATAAGGGAGGTTTTATTTCTGCTCACTGGGATGGAACTTCTGAAACTGAATTAAAGATAAAAGAGCTTACTAAAGCCACGATTAGGTGTATTCCTATAGATGGTAGTAAAGAAGCCGGGAAATGCGTTCTTACAGGGGAGTACTCTAATCAAAGAGTGTTATTTGCGAAGGCATATTAA
- a CDS encoding alpha/beta fold hydrolase, whose protein sequence is MKHNLQQEGKFTYLEKGEGTPIVILHGLMGGLSNFDGVVDFFPEKGYKILIPELPLYSRPLLKTSVQNFAKFIKEFLDFKGYKEVILLGNSLGGHIALLCTKMYPELVKALVITGSSGLYENAMGESYPRRGDYEFIKKKAQNVFYDPEVATKEIVDEVYTTVTDRNKLIKTLAIAKSAIRHNMAKDLPNMPTPTCIIWGKNDNVTPPEVAEDFNKLLPDSDLYWIDKCGHAAMMEHPDLFNELFFDWLQKREF, encoded by the coding sequence ATGAAACATAATTTACAGCAAGAAGGGAAATTTACCTACCTAGAAAAAGGGGAAGGTACTCCGATAGTTATTTTGCATGGACTTATGGGCGGATTGAGTAATTTTGATGGAGTAGTAGACTTTTTCCCAGAGAAAGGATATAAGATTTTAATTCCAGAATTACCATTATATTCCAGACCACTTCTTAAAACTAGCGTACAGAATTTCGCGAAATTCATAAAAGAATTTTTAGATTTTAAAGGATATAAAGAAGTGATACTTCTTGGTAATTCTTTAGGAGGACACATAGCTTTACTTTGCACAAAAATGTATCCTGAACTAGTTAAAGCTCTGGTTATAACAGGAAGCTCTGGATTGTATGAAAATGCAATGGGTGAAAGTTATCCACGTAGGGGAGATTATGAATTCATCAAGAAGAAAGCTCAAAACGTATTTTACGATCCTGAAGTAGCCACAAAAGAAATTGTAGACGAAGTTTACACTACTGTTACAGACAGAAATAAGTTGATCAAAACGCTAGCTATAGCAAAAAGCGCTATTAGACACAACATGGCAAAAGATCTCCCAAATATGCCTACTCCAACTTGTATAATATGGGGAAAGAACGATAATGTAACTCCACCAGAAGTTGCAGAAGATTTCAACAAACTCTTACCAGACTCAGACCTTTACTGGATAGACAAATGCGGACATGCCGCTATGATGGAGCATCCAGATTTATTTAATGAATTATTCTTTGACTGGCTTCAGAAAAGAGAATTTTAA
- a CDS encoding OmpP1/FadL family transporter, with product MKRIFLLVIALLSVTFSQAQDITDAVRYSTSQLYGTARFKALSGAFGALGGDLSAMKINPAGSAIFNNSYSTVSLEYNSRNNDTRYGNRTTSSDDSDFNFSQAGAVLVFNSNDPENSWKKLTLGFNYSLTNNFKDDYVATGISSNSIDQYFLGYANGVPLDNLETVDGETIADLYRYLGENIGFGAQQAFLGYQAFVINPNSNDLDNTSYSSAIAPGNFDQQFALASTGLNGKFTFNAATTYKDFLYFGANLNAHFINYDKSTRYSEFNTNSNSEINEIVFRNNLSTTGDGFSFQLGTIAKVNDYVRLGVSYESPTWYSIQEESSQAIQSYSANTDEVVNVITNVVNVYPDYTLRTPGNLTGSLAVLFGSKGLISFDYTYKDYSNTKFTPSSDPEFNFQNELISSNLQATSSFKVGGEYRIEDWSLRGGYRYEQSPYKNESTIGNLDGYSAGLGYNFGNIKLDVAYDHASRIDNPQFYQVGLTNTSRIERDFSNVVLSVSFGI from the coding sequence ATGAAAAGAATATTCTTATTGGTCATAGCCCTTTTGTCTGTGACCTTTTCACAAGCACAAGACATTACAGATGCGGTTAGATATTCTACATCCCAATTATACGGCACGGCTAGATTTAAAGCTTTAAGCGGTGCGTTTGGAGCGCTGGGAGGTGATCTTTCTGCAATGAAGATCAACCCGGCTGGATCTGCTATTTTTAATAATAGTTACAGTACTGTTTCATTAGAATACAACAGTAGAAATAATGATACCCGCTACGGTAATAGAACCACAAGCTCAGACGATTCAGATTTTAATTTCTCGCAAGCCGGTGCAGTTTTGGTTTTTAACAGTAATGATCCCGAAAACAGTTGGAAAAAATTAACTTTAGGCTTTAATTATTCTCTTACCAATAACTTTAAAGATGATTATGTAGCTACCGGAATAAGCAGCAATTCTATAGATCAGTATTTTCTAGGCTATGCTAATGGAGTTCCTTTAGATAATCTAGAAACCGTAGATGGAGAGACAATTGCAGATCTTTACCGCTATCTTGGTGAGAATATTGGGTTTGGAGCACAACAGGCATTTTTAGGGTATCAAGCATTTGTTATCAACCCAAATTCTAACGATCTAGACAATACTTCTTATTCTTCTGCGATTGCACCAGGAAATTTCGATCAGCAATTTGCTTTAGCTTCTACAGGATTAAACGGTAAGTTCACATTTAACGCAGCCACTACTTATAAGGATTTTCTTTACTTTGGAGCTAACCTAAATGCTCATTTTATTAACTATGATAAATCAACAAGGTATAGCGAATTCAATACGAATTCTAATAGCGAAATTAATGAGATCGTATTCAGAAATAATTTAAGCACTACCGGAGATGGATTTTCCTTTCAACTTGGAACTATTGCTAAAGTTAACGATTATGTACGATTAGGTGTTTCTTATGAATCCCCAACCTGGTACAGCATTCAAGAAGAATCTTCTCAGGCTATACAATCTTATAGCGCTAATACAGATGAAGTAGTAAATGTAATTACCAACGTTGTAAATGTTTACCCAGATTATACTTTAAGAACACCTGGTAACTTAACAGGAAGCTTGGCAGTATTGTTTGGAAGCAAAGGTTTAATTAGTTTCGATTACACTTATAAAGATTATTCTAATACTAAATTTACTCCAAGTAGCGATCCAGAATTTAATTTTCAGAATGAATTGATCAGCAGTAATCTTCAAGCCACCTCAAGTTTTAAGGTAGGTGGAGAATATAGAATTGAAGACTGGAGCCTAAGAGGAGGCTATAGATATGAGCAAAGTCCCTATAAAAACGAGTCTACTATTGGAAATCTAGATGGTTATTCTGCCGGATTAGGTTATAATTTTGGAAATATAAAGTTAGATGTTGCTTATGATCATGCTTCTAGAATAGACAACCCACAATTCTATCAGGTTGGATTAACTAACACCTCTCGTATTGAACGAGATTTCTCTAATGTTGTACTATCTGTGAGTTTTGGAATCTAA
- the yihA gene encoding ribosome biogenesis GTP-binding protein YihA/YsxC: protein MKIKTAEFVISNSEVARCPNSSLPEYAFIGRSNVGKSSLINMITSRKSLAKTSGRPGKTQLINHFLINGDWHLVDLPGYGYARVSKSIKKTFQKFITAYFEQREQMICAFVLIDSRHEPQPIDMEFMQYLGEHGIPFCIIFTKADKLKPNALDRNVENYKAKMLETWTEMPEYFVTSSENGLGQEEVLNYIDNINSQFQRN from the coding sequence ATGAAGATTAAAACCGCTGAATTTGTAATAAGCAACAGCGAGGTTGCAAGATGCCCAAATAGTTCCCTGCCGGAATACGCATTTATTGGTAGAAGTAATGTTGGTAAGTCTTCCTTGATCAATATGATCACCAGCAGAAAAAGCTTAGCTAAAACTTCTGGAAGACCCGGAAAAACGCAGCTTATAAATCACTTCCTCATCAATGGAGATTGGCATTTGGTAGACCTTCCTGGCTATGGATATGCCAGAGTTTCTAAAAGTATCAAAAAAACATTTCAAAAATTTATTACTGCTTATTTCGAGCAACGCGAACAAATGATCTGTGCATTTGTGCTAATTGATAGCAGACATGAACCTCAGCCTATAGATATGGAATTTATGCAATATCTGGGTGAGCATGGAATTCCATTTTGCATCATCTTTACGAAGGCAGACAAATTAAAGCCAAACGCCTTAGATCGCAATGTAGAAAACTATAAAGCCAAAATGCTGGAGACCTGGACAGAAATGCCAGAATACTTTGTTACCTCCTCCGAAAATGGTCTTGGGCAAGAAGAAGTTCTAAATTATATCGATAATATCAATTCTCAGTTTCAAAGAAACTAG
- a CDS encoding DUF192 domain-containing protein has protein sequence MKKNLRHLTFALIATILISCGNEEQKDTKVETPEIEFKKEGELYLLKAADTIEKIDIEIADNSYEQQTGLMYRKSMKKNEGMLFIFQDENIRSFYMKNTYIPLDIIYYSKDSTVVSYVENAKPLDETSLPSKAPAKFVLELNAGEIQHLNIEVGDKIDFYPLSEQK, from the coding sequence ATGAAGAAGAACTTAAGACATCTAACCTTTGCTTTAATCGCTACCATTTTAATTTCCTGCGGAAATGAGGAGCAAAAAGACACTAAAGTAGAAACTCCGGAAATTGAATTTAAGAAGGAAGGAGAGCTTTATTTACTTAAGGCAGCAGATACTATAGAAAAGATAGATATAGAGATTGCAGACAATTCTTATGAGCAGCAAACTGGTTTGATGTACAGAAAGAGTATGAAGAAGAATGAAGGGATGCTTTTTATCTTTCAGGACGAAAATATAAGATCCTTCTATATGAAGAATACATATATACCACTAGATATTATATACTATTCTAAAGATAGCACTGTAGTTAGCTATGTAGAGAATGCAAAACCTTTAGATGAGACAAGCTTACCTTCTAAAGCCCCTGCGAAATTTGTATTGGAATTAAATGCAGGAGAGATTCAACATCTAAATATAGAGGTAGGTGATAAGATAGATTTCTATCCACTTTCAGAACAGAAATAA
- the folE gene encoding GTP cyclohydrolase I FolE, which yields MKIDNIENEITEIGDAHASSNSENPIRDDAFELSNQEKIAIINKDVEHILHTLGMDLTDDSLKGTPQRVAKMFVNEIFSGLQPDNKPKASTFENKYKYGEMLVEKNITIYSTCEHHLLPIVGRAHVAYISKGSVIGLSKMNRIVDYFAKRPQVQERLTMQIVEELQKALGTDDVACVIDAKHLCVNSRGIRDIESSTVTSEFGGAFKDAGTKREFLDYIKLDTSF from the coding sequence ATGAAGATAGACAATATAGAGAACGAGATTACAGAAATTGGAGATGCGCATGCTTCTTCAAATTCAGAAAATCCTATCAGAGATGATGCATTTGAGTTAAGCAATCAAGAAAAGATTGCTATTATCAATAAAGATGTTGAGCATATTCTGCATACTCTAGGTATGGATCTTACCGATGATAGTCTTAAGGGAACACCACAAAGGGTTGCTAAGATGTTCGTTAATGAGATCTTCTCTGGATTGCAACCAGACAATAAACCTAAAGCTTCTACTTTTGAGAATAAGTATAAATATGGTGAGATGTTAGTGGAAAAGAATATTACCATTTATTCTACGTGTGAACACCATTTGCTTCCAATTGTTGGAAGGGCTCACGTAGCATACATTTCTAAGGGTTCTGTAATAGGATTATCTAAAATGAACAGAATTGTGGATTATTTCGCAAAAAGACCACAAGTTCAGGAAAGACTTACTATGCAAATTGTTGAAGAACTTCAAAAAGCTTTAGGTACAGATGACGTTGCGTGTGTTATAGACGCTAAACATTTATGCGTAAATAGTAGAGGTATTAGAGATATTGAAAGCAGCACGGTAACCAGTGAATTTGGAGGCGCTTTTAAAGATGCAGGCACTAAGAGAGAATTCTTAGACTACATAAAGCTAGATACTTCATTCTAA
- a CDS encoding T9SS type B sorting domain-containing protein, which yields MKSVLNCLFFIFFTLFCVSNSFAQGDRCERIKPFCAGDTQFVFPNSNKLNSDIANAEAGPDYSCLEEQSYPAWFFMKIGKPGDLNFEITQTINADGSGLTLDVDYAAWGPFREGEDFCSDSALSDANAAGCSYSPAPIENFNLKGARTGDIYVVLITNFSQAEGYISLKQINTASPNAGNTDCSIISLLGEDQNVCGLDSVELKVENLYADVFTWYKKDASTGIYVEILNETTSKYSVNSSGDYRVVAINALTNTQVSDDVSIQFNDAPIAQKPEDLSSCSINNTAKFNLSSLTPQLSANYIDTIDSFSATFYKSQADLNNDISIENANVYEGVDGQILLATITNNRTGCISEPVSFQLKIEDSLEIDWNDSISTCVDANGKLLNSFSIGQDLGDDYIYNWTPDNDPDGDGVENAIFVVDEIDASKGYSVEISSLSSGCTAIFNTTVLSYTVPTSIEVNTSGNDFDDGYLLEVSVIKGVGDEPPLEYRLDDGMWQQSNNFNDVPAGFYTVSARVVGGCGSITSEEFVLIGYPRFFTPNGDGYNDRWNVINDEKVSYVRLFIYDRFGKLIKQLNPNVGGWNGTYNGKNLPSDDYWFVVELQDASRSIKQFKGHFTLKR from the coding sequence ATGAAGTCTGTTTTGAATTGTCTTTTTTTTATCTTTTTTACGCTATTCTGTGTAAGCAACTCTTTTGCTCAAGGTGATAGGTGTGAACGCATAAAACCGTTTTGTGCGGGAGATACGCAATTCGTATTTCCTAATTCCAATAAATTAAATAGTGATATTGCTAATGCTGAAGCAGGTCCGGATTATTCTTGCCTTGAGGAGCAATCTTATCCTGCATGGTTCTTTATGAAAATAGGAAAACCGGGAGATTTAAATTTTGAAATCACTCAAACTATAAATGCAGATGGATCTGGCTTAACACTAGATGTAGATTATGCAGCATGGGGGCCGTTTAGAGAAGGCGAAGATTTTTGCAGTGATAGTGCGTTGAGCGATGCGAATGCGGCGGGATGTAGTTACTCACCTGCGCCTATAGAGAACTTTAATCTTAAAGGTGCGAGAACCGGTGACATCTATGTGGTTCTAATTACAAACTTTTCTCAAGCGGAAGGTTATATCAGTTTAAAACAAATAAATACGGCAAGCCCAAATGCAGGGAATACAGATTGCTCGATAATTAGCTTGCTGGGTGAAGATCAAAATGTATGTGGATTAGATAGTGTAGAATTAAAGGTAGAAAATCTTTATGCTGATGTTTTTACCTGGTATAAAAAAGATGCTTCAACAGGAATATACGTCGAAATTCTTAATGAGACCACCTCTAAATATTCGGTTAATTCTTCAGGAGATTATAGAGTAGTGGCTATTAATGCCCTTACCAATACACAAGTTTCAGATGATGTATCTATTCAATTTAACGATGCGCCCATTGCACAAAAGCCAGAAGATCTTTCGAGTTGTAGTATCAATAATACTGCTAAGTTTAATCTGTCTTCTTTAACTCCGCAATTAAGCGCGAATTATATTGATACTATTGATAGTTTTTCAGCAACTTTCTACAAATCTCAGGCAGATCTAAATAATGATATTTCTATTGAGAATGCAAACGTTTATGAGGGTGTAGATGGGCAAATTCTCCTTGCAACCATCACCAATAATAGGACAGGTTGTATTTCAGAACCTGTAAGTTTCCAGCTAAAGATTGAAGACTCCTTAGAAATTGATTGGAATGATAGTATTTCAACTTGTGTTGATGCTAATGGGAAGCTGCTTAATTCTTTTAGTATTGGCCAGGATCTTGGAGATGATTATATTTATAATTGGACACCAGATAACGATCCGGATGGTGATGGTGTAGAAAATGCAATTTTTGTTGTTGATGAGATTGATGCTTCTAAAGGGTATTCTGTGGAAATTTCGAGTTTGTCTTCAGGTTGTACAGCCATTTTCAATACTACTGTTTTAAGTTATACCGTACCTACCTCAATTGAGGTAAACACTTCCGGGAACGACTTTGATGATGGATATCTGTTAGAAGTTTCGGTAATAAAGGGTGTAGGGGATGAGCCTCCTCTAGAATATAGATTGGATGATGGTATGTGGCAACAAAGTAATAACTTTAATGATGTTCCTGCCGGATTTTATACCGTTTCGGCAAGAGTTGTTGGTGGCTGTGGAAGTATCACTTCTGAAGAATTCGTTTTGATTGGCTACCCCAGGTTTTTTACACCTAATGGCGATGGCTACAATGATAGATGGAATGTAATAAATGACGAGAAAGTTTCTTACGTACGTTTATTCATTTATGATAGATTTGGAAAATTAATAAAACAACTCAACCCTAATGTAGGAGGTTGGAATGGTACTTACAACGGAAAAAATCTGCCATCAGACGATTATTGGTTTGTAGTAGAACTTCAAGATGCTTCTAGATCAATTAAACAATTCAAGGGGCATTTCACTCTAAAAAGATAG